CTCCATATTCGCCTCCGATCGCAAGACCTTGAAGCAATCGCATCGCAACCAAGATGACCGGTGCCCACATGCCGATTTGGGCATAAGTCGGCAGAAGCCCGATGACTGCAGTCGAAATGCCCATAATAACAATGGTTGCAAGGAATGTGTACTTTCGCCCGGCAAGATCACCGAGACGTCCGAAAATAAGCGCACCAAACGGTCGAACTGCAAAGCCCGCTCCAAACGTTGCCAGACTGGCGAGGAACGCTGCTGTTTCATTTCCTGGAGGAAAGAAGAGTGCTCCGAAGAACGCCGCAAGAGTTCCGTAGATAAAAAAATCATAGAACTCGAAAACGGTGCCAAGTGAACTTGCAACGATAACTTTTCGATGTTGTGCAGTGAGAGGCACTTTTCCTACTTCGTCAGCAGGCACTACATAAGCGACCATGTTTGTCTCGTAGATGTGGGTTGTCGCGAAATTCAGGAAGCGCAATGCTTGCAGTGCTCGGAGTGTGAGTTCCAATATTGGTGACTGCCCTCCGGTGGAACATGAACAAGCTCAAGTTTCAGACCATCAGGATCAGCAAAAAACACAGCGTAGTAACCTGGCTCATACTCATATTCAGCGGGTGCATCTAGCACTGTAACGCCGAGCTCGAGCAAGAGTGCATAAAAGCGATCCACGTCGGCGCGACTTGAAGCATTCCACGCAAGATGATGGAATCCAGGAGCGTAGCGATCATGCTTGGCAGCAATGTGCTGGTCGTTGGCAATACTCAGGATGAACCAGTGAAGAACTTCACTTGCACTCCAGCCTGCCCAGGCTAAGCGTTTATCATCGGCCTCGACCAGCGTGTATCCCATGAACTTCAATAGCGGGTCATAGAAAACTCGTGCGCGAGGAATATCTGTAACAGTCAAGCGGAGATGATTTATTGAGCCGACGAGTCCGACTTTTTCGGCTACTTTGGTTGGCAGCGATCCGGTCATCGATAGTCCTTCTGTGATGTTGAGGAAACAGTGAGTTCGGGATACGCCGCAAGGGCGGCTGTTCCCCCGGTGTGTACGAACACGACGTTGCGGATGGATTTGTCAAAGCGACCACCTTGACAGGCTGCGATGAGACCTGCCATCCCTTTTCCGCTATAGACGGGGTCGAGGAGCAGCCCTTCAAGCTTTGCCGTTAGGGCGATTGCGTCAAAAGTCGACGGGTCGGGAATGCCATAACCAGCCCCGCGAGCGCTATCCTCCACTTCGGGTAGCCAGCGGTGGTTGACTATGGATGGTGCTTTGAGAAGGTCAGCGGCGAGATAACCAGCACGATTCACTTTTGCTTTTACACTGTCCGACCGAGCGCCGACGCTCATGCCTACGATCCGTCCTGACCATGAGCTGAGTCGCGCGCCGAGCATCAGACCCGCCTGCGTCCCTCCACTGCCGCTAGCGAGAGTTAGCAAATCGAACGGTTCTTTATTCAGCTCCATTTGCAACTGAATCTCGAAGAACGCACCTATGTATCCGAGCGTCCCCACTCCGTTCGAGCCGCCGATTGGAATAACGTAGGGCGTCGCGCCATCATTTCGGAGCTCTTCGGCTATAGCTGCGCACACCGGCGCGCTCTCCTGATGCCCAGGAACTATGTGAATATCCGCACCTAAGATGCGATCAATTTGGGCATTGCCGGTTTGACTGTAGGTGCCATCTCGTCCCGCCACTGTGTCTGTCAGAACGAGGACGCACCGAAGCCCAGCGCGAGCAGCGGCGGCTGCGACCTGCCGTGCGTGATTTGATTGGAGTGCACCAGCGCTGATCAACGTGTCACATCGCTGCGCAAGCGCGTCCCCGACAAGATACTCAAGCTTGCGTGCCTTGTTGCCCCCTGTCGCCAAGCCAGAGCAGTCGTCTCGCTTAACCCAGATCCTTGGTCCTCCGATCTCGCTCGAGAGCCGGTCAAGCGGCTCGAGGGGAGTGGGGAGATGCGCCAAAGGAAAGCGCGGAAATCCCTCGAGGCGCCTCGCAACCGCACTTAGTTCCAATTCTCTCAGCCGATCGATCATCAGTAGCCCATCGAAATTGATTGACAATGATGCTATTTGCGACCGATACATCGCACAAACGATATTGTTCGATGGGATCTATCGAGGAAGTCGATGGTGGACGGTTTGTCTGACATGTTGTCTGCCCGCGTGCCCGATCTGGACATCGTGCGCAGCTTTGTTGCGGTGTGCGATCGCCAGGGGTTCACGAGGGCTTCTGAGCATTTGAGTCGCACTCAATCCACGATTAGCCTCCACATCAAGAAGCTGGAGGAGCTTTACGGGTGCAACCTCTTCATAAGGGGGAAGCGCAAAACTGCCTTGACAGCAGAGGGCGAAGTCCTTCTGGGCTACTCAAAGAGGATGTTGCAGCTGCACGAGGAGGCAAAGGCTCGACTTCGTGGGACTCACGTCGAGGGCGTTGTGCGGATCGGA
This genomic window from Rhodomicrobium lacus contains:
- a CDS encoding VOC family protein encodes the protein MTGSLPTKVAEKVGLVGSINHLRLTVTDIPRARVFYDPLLKFMGYTLVEADDKRLAWAGWSASEVLHWFILSIANDQHIAAKHDRYAPGFHHLAWNASSRADVDRFYALLLELGVTVLDAPAEYEYEPGYYAVFFADPDGLKLELVHVPPEGSHQYWNSHSEHCKHCAS
- a CDS encoding D-cysteine desulfhydrase family protein; the protein is MYRSQIASLSINFDGLLMIDRLRELELSAVARRLEGFPRFPLAHLPTPLEPLDRLSSEIGGPRIWVKRDDCSGLATGGNKARKLEYLVGDALAQRCDTLISAGALQSNHARQVAAAAARAGLRCVLVLTDTVAGRDGTYSQTGNAQIDRILGADIHIVPGHQESAPVCAAIAEELRNDGATPYVIPIGGSNGVGTLGYIGAFFEIQLQMELNKEPFDLLTLASGSGGTQAGLMLGARLSSWSGRIVGMSVGARSDSVKAKVNRAGYLAADLLKAPSIVNHRWLPEVEDSARGAGYGIPDPSTFDAIALTAKLEGLLLDPVYSGKGMAGLIAACQGGRFDKSIRNVVFVHTGGTAALAAYPELTVSSTSQKDYR